The genome window TTAGACATACATTACCAACTTTCTTATATTTTTTAATTTGTTGATAATATATATGTGTCCTTTATGGGTATCATATCATATCAATGATAAGAGTAATAAGACAATAATTTTAAAAATAAATAGCAATCTCAATAATCTTACAAGCTTGAGAGAATTTGAAAGACATATTACTGAATTTAGTCCAGCTTTTTATAACTTAAAAATAGAAGGGGGCGAAAAAATGAATGAGCATAATAACTAATGAAAACTTAAATGCTTTAGATACAGCTGTTGATGATGTTCTAACAAAAAATTATTCCTTAGAAATTTTAAGTTTAAAAAATCCTGCTGACTTTAGAAAGTTTTCAAGGTCATTTGTAAAAATAGACAAGATTATGAAAGATATTGAGATATCCTCTAAAGAATTAGCAACAAAAAATAAGGCAGGAATAGTTAAAATAGGGGAAAATTTAATAATTTTAGAAGATGGAACAATAGATGTATTAGTCTGTAGTTCTCAAAAACTAGTTGCTCTTGTAGATAAATATAAGGGAATTGGTGATGTTTAATGAAAGAGATGTTAGTAAGTTGGGATATTTTAAGAAATGCTAATTTTTCTCCTATATTCTTTCTACAAGGAGACTTTGGAGTTGGTAATCTTAAGGTTGTTTTAAGAAGTTTAGAAACAAATTTTAAGGGTAATATAAGAGCTGTATTTTGTAGTTCTAATAATCCAACAGAGCCTTATGTCGTAGAAAGAGAAGTAATAGGATCTAGTGTTGATATTAAGATTCCTAATGAAATATTTCAAGGTTTTGGAAAAGTTTATTGTAGATTAATTTTGAAAAACCAAGAAAAAACTAAAATATTAGGTAGTGTACAGGAGGTGTATTTTCATGTAGTAGAGAAAAAAGATTGGGAATTTTTAGAACCATTGCTTCCAGGCAATGAGAAAGAATATGTACAAGACGTAGTTGATGAGTTATATGAAATTTTAAAAAACTCAAAGCAAGAATTAAAAGATTATGCAGATAATTAAAAAAATGATTTTGAAACAAAAATTTTAACATTAGAAGAAGCTAAAAAAATAATAGAAAAATATAGAAAATAAAGGAGACGATGTGAAATGACAAATGAAGAATTAATAATGACAGTGGCGGCAGCTTTGGAGAAAAAATTAATAACAGAAGAGGTTTATGATGAAACTCTTAAAGTAGTTTTTGAAGAAATGAAGAAAAAAGCAGCAGGAGATCATACTCACAATGCAGATGTAATAACAGATGGAACTACAAAAGCTATACCTACAAAAGCTAAACAAACTGAATGGGATAAAAAAGTTACTAAAGAAGAGTTAAATGCAGCTGTAGCCACTTTTGCAAGTGGTCTTGCTTGGAAAGGTGTATTTGATACATTAGAAGCTCTAAGAGCTAAAATAACTCAACCTAAAGAAGGGGATTTTGTAATTGTTATCAAAGAACCTACTTATCCAAAAAACACTTTATTAATCTATGAAGGAGAACCAACAAATGCGTGGCAAACTATCGGAGAGTTATTTGTTCCTGGTGTTGCAACTCATGATACTGACGGTTTAATGTCTAAAGATGACAAAAAGAAACTAGATGGTTTAAATAACTATACACTTCAACCAGCTACAACAGATAGACTAGGAGGAGTTAGAGCTAAAGCTGGAAATGCTGTAACAATCGGTGGCGACGGTGTTATTGGAATTGATGATGCTAGAACTGTTCAAACTGGAGAAAGAGATAAATGGAATAAAACAGCCACAGATTTACCTAATGTAAAATCAACAGCAGATAGTGCTTTAGCTAAAGCAAATTCAAATGGTGGAAAAATAGCAACTCTTGAAGGAAAATTTGTATATTTATCAATAGAAGATGCAAGATCAATAATTAATAAATACAAAGCATAGGAGGGAATATTCTTATGAATTTCAAAGAAAGTTTAAAAAAATTAAGAAATATGTCTGACGATGAAATTGTAACTATGGTAGAAAAAGCAACAGGAAAAGAATTAGTAAGCTACGAGGGAATTGATGCCCTTGTGGCTGCCCTTATGGGCTTTTATAATGGAGAACTAAAAAAGAAATCGCAAACAGGTCATAAACACACAAAATCTGAAATAACAGATTTTCCAGTTTCATTAAAAAATCCTAGTGCATTAACAATAAGTCTTAATGGAACAAGTCAAGGAGCTTATGATGGTAGTTCAGCTAAAAGTATAAATATTACTGCTGGAGGAGTTGGGGCTTATACAAAATCTGAAACAGACACTAAATTAAACGGTAAAGCTAATTCAACTCACTCACATACAGCAACACAGATAGCTCAAGATAGTTCCCATAGATATGTTACAGACACAGAGAAAGCTGCTTGGAATGGAAAATTAAATAAAGGAAGTTTACCTGCAAAAATTATAGATGCTAAAGGACTATATGACCTTATTGAAAATAATAGTGGACTAAATTTTGATACTGCTCTTTTATTTTTAAATGATTCTGGTACAAAATATGTAGATAAGATTTATTTCGATAGAAATAAAAAAGGAATGTTTAGATGCCATTCTCAAACAACATCTACAACAAATTCAACAACATATTTTGAAGATATCAGTAATAAAGCAAATTCTGCCCAATTAAGAAATCTAACTGGAAATATTATTTCTTTTACTTCAACCCCAGCTTCTGGAAATATTTTTTTAAACATAGATAACATATACAACTATAAAAATATCTGTACTTTTAAAAGTTCTGAAATTATTTTTAATGTACCTGGTACTTTTTTAATAACTTTGTTTTTTACTGTACGAGCATCAGGAGAAAATGGTGCTGATTGCAATCTAAAAATCTTAAATAATAATAACATTAAATATCAAAATACATTCCATTCAGATCATTGGGGTTGGAACACTTCTGTAGTACAAAGAGTTCTATCATTTAATAAAAATGATTCTTTAAAAATACAATACACTACAAGTAATGGATGGTTAGAGGGAACAGCATATTGTACTATTGAAAAAATATCGTAATTAAGAAATTTGCACAATTATAAAATCTGTTTAAAATTTTTAAGCAAAAAAAATTAAAATTTCAACAAAAAAAAGGAGGAAAAAAATGTCAACATTTACTTATATCTATAATATACAAGGAGAGGTTAAATTATTAGACACACTAAATTATACATTAGAGGAGTTCAAAGTAAATCCAAAAGGGTGTTATCCTAACTGGAATACAGAAAATATGTATGCTAGTGACAATTTATTTGAACATCCAGTTTTAATAGAAGGTATCATCAGAGAAAAAACTAGAGAAGAAAGAATTGCAGAAGGAGAAACAGAACTATTGCAAGATGGAGAAGTTTTTGAAAATGGAATTATAAAGGTAGTTCCTGCTCCTGAAAATTTATTAAAAAAAGAATGGGATAAAATAACTCACATATGGAAAGAGGGAGCAACAGAAGAAGAAATAAAAGATTTTTATTACTCACAAATTAATAAATTTAAAGCTGAAATTCTTGAAGTAGGTTTTGATTTTAACAGTCACCAACAAAAATGTAGAGAAAAGGATTTAGCTCTTTTAGGTAATGCAATAGCAGCCAATGAAGATGCTCAACCTTTTGCAACTACTCCAGTAACCCACTGGAGTTTTAATGATCATGATGTAGTTGAAATGTCTTTAGATGAACTAAAAAAACTAAGAATAGATGGAGCGACATTTGTACAAGCTGTATTTATAATTGAAGCTCAATTAAAAGCAACTCAACCTAATATTTTATTAGAAAAACAAGATTTTATTGAAAAAATAGATGAGTTATCCACTGTTAAATGTTTTAAAGAAAGTGTTTAAGGGAAATTAACAACTATAAAAAATAATTTTTAAAGGAGGTTTATGATGAAAAATTATTTTACAGTATCAGAACTTTGTCGGTCTGATGTAGCAAGAAAAAATGGAATAATTAATACTCCAGGAATAAAAGAAATGCACAATTTAGAAAAAATTACAATTCCTCAAATGAATATCATTCGTGAGTTTTTAGGAGTTCCTATTGTAGTTAACTCAGGTTTTAGATGTAAAGAGTTAAATAAAAAAGTAGGAGGAGTATATAATTCAAAACATCTTGAAGGACTAGCTGTTGATGGAATACCAAAAGGTTTAAATTTAAGAAAATGTTGGGAAAAATTAAGGGATAGTAAATATGCAAGTATGGTGGATCAATGTATATTATATAAGAAAAAAGGCTTTATTCATTTTGGCTTCTCTAAAGAAATTCCTCGTCAACAATTCTTTGAGAAGTAAAAGGAGTTGATGTTTATGATTGATGAGGTCTTGAAAATTATCAACAAATTTATTCCTGACAAAACTTCACAAGTTCAAGCTGAAATAGAATTAAGAAAGCTAAGTATAGAGGAACTAAAGACCAAAGGCGATTATTTAGAAAAAATAAATAAATGTATTCCTTTTGTCCTTCCTGCTTTTCTATTAGCATTGTTGGGAATGTTTATATTGTGTTTTTTAAGTGATTTTATTTTTAGTATTTTTGGGAGAGAAGCTCCAATCATTCACATTGATGATAGAATGATAGAGTTTTGTAAATGGTTTGTAGCTTTCTTATTTGGAAAAAAAGCTGTTGATAGTGTTACTGGGGGGAAAAATAAATGATAATGAGATTGCTACAAAAGATAGAAAATATTAGTAAAAGTGTAGTAGCTATAATTACTGCTACTAGTGCTGTAATAGGTGTCTTGTTAGGGATATATCACGGAATTTATAGTTTAAATAAAACTGTAAAATCTATTGTTAAAGCTATCCCCTTGTTGGAGGAGCACAATAAGTTCCTTGAAATTTCTATCAACTCTGATATTTATTTAGCTGAACATCAATTGAATCAGACAAATAATATAGATCGACTGTTAATGAGAAAATTACTTCAATATGAAAGTGAAATCTCATTGACAAGTGAACAGCTAAACAACATAAAGTACTTGAAGATTAAAAGTAAATATTACCAATAAAATAAAAATAACAGAGGTTTTACCCCCCTGTTATTTTTTCTTTTATAATTATATAATAACGTAAAATAAGATTTTTTCTTACTTATTTTTTAAAATTTTCATCATTTCAGTCATAGTATTTGCAAATCCTGTTCTAATTACAAGGTTTGCTCTTTCATCTTGAGATGTAGGAGTTTCGTTTATAATCACAAGATTTTTTCCTCTAAAATAACTGATATAATAAGCAGCAGGATAAACTGTAAGACTTGTACCTGCAATTATTAAAGTATCAGCTTTTTTTATCTCAGATATAGCAGCGTCGGTAACTTTCTCATCAAGCATCTCTCCATAAAGAGTAACACGAGGTCTAACAACTCCTCCACATTCACAATCAAATCTTCTGTCAGCTCTTTTACCACATTTTAAACAATACCAATCTTTTAAAGTACCGTGAAGTTCAAGGACTTTTTTACTTCCTCCCTCTTGATGAAGATTATCTATATTTTGAGTGATAACAGCTTTAACTTTTCCCATTTTTTCAAGCTCAGCTAAAGCTATATGACCAGCATTTGGTTTAACATCATTAATCATTAGCTTTTCTTCAATATATTTATTAAAAATATCTGTGTGACTAAGGAAGAAGTCAATACTTAAAATCTCTTCAGGCTCATATCCCATGTAGTTTCTTTGATTATATAAACCATTTCTTCCTCTGAAATCCAAAAGTCCAGAATCTGTCGATGTGCCAGCTCCCCCGAAGAAAACAACATATTCACTAGTTTTTATAAGGTCAGCCAATTTTTTTATTTTATCATCCATAAAAATCACTCCTCACATAATATTTATATAATTACAGGATAAAGGACATAGTTTCAGTTGATGCTCCTGCTCCAGTAAAAGCCACAACATAACTACTATTCTTTATAATCTCAGCTAATTTTTTTGCATTTTCCATAAAAAAACCTCCAATAATCTGATTATTATGATAAGTTCTACCTAGATTATACTATATTTTTGGAAAATTATCAAAGTAAGTTTTTTTAATAAAAAATTAGAAATATATTAAAAAAAGAAGGAAAATATGATACAATTTATGAAGAATAAAAACAAAAAAAGGAGATGGAGTTATGAGATTTTTAGGAGTTATACCAGCTCGTTATGGGTCAAGTAGATTAGAGGGAAAACCTTTAAAAGATATATGTGGGCATACTATGATTGAATGGGTGTATAAAAGAGTTAAAAAATCAAACCTAGATGAAGTAGTAGTGGCTACTGATGATAAAAGAATATATGACGAGGTTGTAAGATTTGGTGGAAAAGTTGTTATGACAAGAGAAGACCACCCAAATGGTACAAGTAGAATAGCAGAGGTTTGTGAAAAAATAAAAGACTATGATGTAATAATAAATATCCAAGGAGATGAGCCTTTAATCGAAGTTGATATGATAAACTCTTTAGTTGAGGCATTTAAAAAAGAACCAGATTTAAAAATGGGA of Fusobacterium perfoetens contains these proteins:
- a CDS encoding D-Ala-D-Ala carboxypeptidase family metallohydrolase, whose product is MKNYFTVSELCRSDVARKNGIINTPGIKEMHNLEKITIPQMNIIREFLGVPIVVNSGFRCKELNKKVGGVYNSKHLEGLAVDGIPKGLNLRKCWEKLRDSKYASMVDQCILYKKKGFIHFGFSKEIPRQQFFEK
- a CDS encoding NAD-dependent protein deacylase → MDDKIKKLADLIKTSEYVVFFGGAGTSTDSGLLDFRGRNGLYNQRNYMGYEPEEILSIDFFLSHTDIFNKYIEEKLMINDVKPNAGHIALAELEKMGKVKAVITQNIDNLHQEGGSKKVLELHGTLKDWYCLKCGKRADRRFDCECGGVVRPRVTLYGEMLDEKVTDAAISEIKKADTLIIAGTSLTVYPAAYYISYFRGKNLVIINETPTSQDERANLVIRTGFANTMTEMMKILKNK
- the kdsB gene encoding 3-deoxy-manno-octulosonate cytidylyltransferase: MRFLGVIPARYGSSRLEGKPLKDICGHTMIEWVYKRVKKSNLDEVVVATDDKRIYDEVVRFGGKVVMTREDHPNGTSRIAEVCEKIKDYDVIINIQGDEPLIEVDMINSLVEAFKKEPDLKMGTLKYKLDSMEDIQNPNSVKVITDKNDYAIYFSRSVIPYPRKENKDIYYKHVGIYGYKREFVIEYSKWDQTPLEVSESLEQLRVLENGYKIKVLETPHKIIGVDTAEELEKVREYIKSNGLSL